The DNA sequence ACCGGAGGCGTATTTGCAGGCATTTGCTCCAGCACAGTACGTAATGCTTCTGTTCCACCTGTTGAAGCACCGATGGCAATAATCTTGTTTGTTGTCCTAATCAGGGAGGCTTTCCTGTTTTTACTATCCGCTTTTTCCAGCAGCCTGTCTCCGGTTTTTGACAATTTCCACTGTGGAACTTTTGCTACAGCCTTTATCCTTTCAATCAACTGCTCTGTCATATCCCCCACCGAATAGGCTGCAGCCGGCTTGGCCATTACATCCAAAGCACCGTATTCAATCGCTTTTAATGCAACTTCTCCCCCGTCTTCTGCCAGAGAACTCACTACAATAACTCTACAGGGGTAATGATGCATCAGTTTTTTAAGAAAGGTCAGCCCGTCCATTCTAGGCATTTCAATGTCAAGGAGTATAACATCCGGTTTCAGTTCCACAATCTTATCCCTGGCAAAATACGGGTCCGGCACTGCAGCAATCACTTCAATCTCTTTATCCCTGGAAAGCTCACTTGTAAGCATTTTTCTTACCATAGCCGAATCATCTACAACCAGTACCTTTATTCTGTTAATGCCAATCACTCTCCCGTATTATCATAGTCCTGCTTTCTTAAACATATCTTCTACATCCAGAATCAGCGAAACCACCCCATCACCTAATATAGAGGCGCCTGACGCATAGTCTATGGAGTTGAACTCCGTTCCCAGAGGCTTTGATACTATTTCCTGTCTGACTATAATCCTATCTACCGGAAACGCTAGAAGCTTTTGTTCCAGCTCTACTATGACCAACTCACACCGCTCCTTTCCTGCCTTACTTATTTCTTCACCGAAGAATACCTCCGGCTGCAGTACAGGAATAACATGCTCCCTGAGCCTAACCGCTTTTGCTTTTCCCTGCATGATAACCCATTGCTTTTCATCAACTATAAAAAATTCTTTTATAAACAGAGTAGGGACAATATATCTCCCGCCGCACACCTCGACGATGGTTCCATTCACAACTGCGAGGTTCATTGGAATTCTGATTGTAAAGGTACACCCGTTTCCTGGACAGTTTTGGATTTCTACCCTTCCCCCTACTTTCTTTATTTCCTCTTCTACAACATTCATACCCACGCCACGCCCTGAGATACTGTTGATTTTTTCCTGTGTAGAAAAGCCCGGCAAAAAAATGAACCGGATAATTTCTTCTTCGCTGTATTCCTCGTGTGTCTTAGTCATTCCTAAAGCCTGAGCCTTTTTTAAAATTTTGCTGGTGTCAAGTCCCCTGCCATCATCCGATACCTCAACGTAAACATTCCCTCTTTTGCTATATGCCCTGATTGTAATCTGCCCTTCCGGCTTTTTCCCTTTCTCAAGCCGTTCCTGTTCTTCCTCGATTCCGTGGGAGACCGCATTTCTTACCAGATGCATCAGCGGATCAAAGATTTTCTCAGCCGCACTTCGGTCGATCTCAGTATCCTCACCTTCAATGGATACTACAACACCCTTTTGTAGTTCTGCGGCTGTATCTCTGGCTATTCTTGTCAGTCGATGCAGTGTCGATTTTACTTCTACCATTCTTAACGACATTGATAATGCCTGAATTCCTTTTATTATTTTCGCTGTACGGGATAATATAGTCTGGGATCCCAAATCATAACTGCCGGTTTCCGAAGTCCTCTGCTCTAACTGAGAATTAAGAATAAGAAGTTCACCCAGCATATCCATCAGGTTGTCAACTTTCCCGACAGGTATACGGATAAACCCACTTTCAGCTTTTATAGCCGTATTTTCCTTCTTCTCAGTCACCTGACCCTGCTCTTTCAACGCCTGCAGCATGTCATATGCATTAACCTTATTCTCTTTGACAGCCACCTGTCCAAATCTCAATTCCTGCTGACTCTCTCTCTGCTTATTAAGGATATCTTCAATATCCTTATCACTCACCAGACCCTTTCTTAGAAGAATATCGCCTATCCGCCGGTTTGGAGCTTCACACCTTGACTTGAGCATCAAAAGGTGCTCATCAAGCTTAGCTTGATAGTCACTATCCTCAAGCATTCCTGAAGTTTTAAAGCTTATTTCCAAACCCTTGCATACATAAGCCAACATTTCCATATCTTCTTCAGTAAGCTGCTGATTGTCTTCCAAAGCCGCGTTCAATGCCTTGACGAGTTCGGAAGCGGCTTTCTTTACAAATGAACATTCTTCAGGGAGGTCACTGGCAGCGATTCTTTCAAAATGCCCGATAATACTCCCGATAATTCGTCTGTGCGTCTCCCTGCTGCCGCAGTCCAGAATATGTACACCTATATCACTGAGGATTTTCAGTATTTCCTCCTCTTTTTCTTTCCTTTCCAGTTCACTTCTGACCTCATAAGGACTGATCTGTTGAAGGCTTACATCTATGACTTCTGCTATATTCCTGATCCCTGAGGCAATACTGTCAGCCTCTTTTTCCGTCAGCAATAGCAGCTCTATCTTATTCCATTCAAAATTGCAGGTATCATTCCTGAATTCTTCCTCAGACGGACGTTCCGGCTTCGAAAACACAATAGAACCATATCCGTCCAACTCTTCAAAAACCAGCCATGCCCGGACAGTTTTCATCATACAGTCGGGATCTATAGTGACGGTAATCTTGCAAACGGTAAAGCCCCTCCTGCAGTTTTCTTCAATTATCTGCAGCAATTCAGAATACTCCCTGCTTAAAGCATCATAGGTTTCAGTCTCGATGGCTTCCTTCCCCACATCGCCTTCTTTGCCGCCTTTTAGCTGCTCCAGCTTATTTTGCAGGATATCTGTATTGAGTCTTACATCCGACTCTGCATTGGAAATAATCTCGATACAATCCTCCAGGAAATCATGGCAGGCAAACAGTATCCTGATGATATCCTCTGTCAATTCCCTATCGCCGTTCCGTACCTCCTGCAATATGTCTTCCATGGTATGCATCACTTTCTCTATTTTCATGAAATTCATCGCAGCAGAGTTGCCTTTCATGGTATGAGCCACCCTGAAGATACTATTTATTACACTTGCATCAGCGCCAGAATTCTGTATCTTGATCAATGCATCGTTTAATATTAAAAGGCTGTCTTTCATATCCTCCATATACCCGGATAGCATCTCTTTCATACTGACTCATCCTCCATAGAACTCATATTGGCTTTTTCATATAGATTGAGGGCTTGTAACTTAGAAAATCATGTTTTTTATTGATAAGGCTCTCAGAATGCCCAAGCAGCAGCAATCCACCAGGAACAAGCACCTTATGGAATATATCTATCAGCTTCTGTTGCATGTTTTGATCAAAATAAATCATTACGTTGCGGCAAAATACGATATCAAACCCGTGCCTGAAGCCATGTTCACCCATTAGGTTAAATATCCTGTACTTTATCGTGTTTAGAATGACATCCTTTACCCTGAAGTTTTCACCATCCTTAATGAAATACTTGTTAAGATACACTTGCGGTATACCCTCGCATTCGGTTTGCGAGTAAACGCCGGAAGCTGCCTTGGTCAATACCTTTGTACTGATGTCAGTTGCCAGAATCTTTATATCCATTCCCTCTTCCAGGAGCTCTTTTAACACCATTGCGATAGTAACAGGTTCTTGTCCAGTTGAGCAGCCCGCGCTCCATATACGCAATTCATTTTTGCGATTGATTCTGGGATTCTTTTGAAGGATATAAGAGAAATTATTTTTCAAATATTCGAAGTGATCGTTTTCGCGAAAAAATTCCGTAGTATTTGTTGTCATAATATTGATAAATTCTTGAATCTCATTTGCATCCCGCTGCTCTATTAACAAATCCAGGTGCTTTTCAGGATTTTCTACCTGCCTCTTTCTCAGAAGCTTGAAAATTTTTGTCTGGATCAGGTGTTCTTTATGATTATCCAGCGATATCCCGGTCTTTTCCCTTAATATATCTATATATTCCCTACATATATCATCGCTCAGTTTATGCACGGTATCCCTCCATATGCTGAATTTGATGGAATAATGTTATGAAACAGCATTAATCAGAAGAAACGAAAGATAACCCTGATGTTTTTTTGTGATGCTCCAAGCTCATATGTCTTTCTTGGAGCTGCTTGTCATTATTTCGATTTTTACCACGTATTAAGGGAAAATAAACACAGTTTTATTTTAAGAGCAAATTATACGCTTTATGTAAAGTAATAAATCAAGATACATAGATACGTAAAATCAGAAACGGCAGATAAAAAACCGTGAACGCAATAATAGATTTCTTAAACCTTCAAACCATTACAACTAATTATGGAAAATATCAAAATACAGTAACAAGAACATTAGAATCTGGAAAAACAAAAGATGTTAATTTATGAATTCACTTAAGAAATAAAAAGAACAACACACAATTTTTCAACTGTAAACTATTTTTATTATAAAGCAATGTTCTCTAAGAATCAATACTTTTATGACGTACTACACAGTCATGTATGCTGCCAATATCCTTCTACATGTAATTCTTATGAGTCACATTCCAGACAATCGTCAAGCTTATAGCAGTCAAATCAGATTAAGTAGAACTTGACAAGAGTCTATCTGCGCATTAAAATAATTCGTATGCGAATTATTTTAATGCGAAATATTTTAATGCTAAATGTTTGTACACGAAGTAGCTGAGGGGTGAGTTAATGGAGTCATTAAACAGAAGTATAGAGGTCGGAAGACTTTTCAGGGAAGTCATTTCCCTCATGCACCAAAAAATGGACAGAGTTTTTGAAAGCATGGGTATCACTGCACCTCAAGGGATGATTTTAAGCATCCTAATCAAAAAAGGAAAGATGAAAATAAGCGAACTGAGCGAACAAATTTTTCTGTCAAACAGTACTGTATCCGGGATAATAGACAGGCTTGAAAACCAGGGGATTGTTGAAAGAGAAAGAAGTATGGATGATAAGAGGGTAGTATACGTAAAACTATCACCCAAGGCTGATGAAATGCACAAGGACTTTCATCAGATAGTAGAAGCAAAATGGGAAAAATTAATTAAGAAAGGAACACAAGAGGATCTGGAAAAAATTTTGGAAGGGTTGAATACGCTCAAGCGGTTGCTAAGTGAACCAAAAAAATAATTTTGTGTGTTTGGTTTACAGCAAATTCGGCTGTCCCATGCTCAATTCGCAAGTTATGCGGGCACCTGAACATATAATGTAAATCAAAATCACAATTGATATAGATTTAATGATTAAAGAAATTGGATTTGTTATTTCCAATAGCAAAAGTGTACAAATATATATAGCATCCAGGAGATGATGATTAATGCTTCGATTGTATAAGTTTTTAAAACCATACTCAGCTTTAATAGCCGGGGTTTTGATATTGATTTTTTTGCAGACCCTTGCTGATTTATATTTACCGACCTTAATGTCTGATATTGTAAACAAAGGCATAATGATAGGCGATACAGGCTATATCTATAAAGTAGGGGGATTAATGCTGCTTATAGCAGCCGGCGGAACCATATGTGCAATTATTGCCAGCTTTTTGTCGTCAAAAGCTTCCATGGGCTTGGGCAAAATCCTCCGCAACAAGGTTTTCAACCGTGTGGAGAGCTATTCCCTGCACGAATTTGATAAACTTGGAACCTCTACACTTATTACAAGAACTACAAACGATATTACTCAAATCCAGATGGTTACCATAATGATTATGAGAATGATGATCAGTGCCCCAATGATGGCTATAGGCGGTATTATTCTGGCATTATCCAAGGACAGGACTCTGACCTGGGTACTCGCTGTAGCAATTCCTGTTTTAGGAGGTACTATAGCTTTAATTGCATCAAAAGGTATACCTCTGTTTAAGCAAATGCAGGTAAAGCTGGATAAAATCAACCTGGTTTTACGTGAAAACCTCACAGGAATCAGGGTTATCCGTGCATTCAACCGTGATGAACACGAAAAAGCCCGTTTTGAAGCTGCAAATGCAGATTTAACCGATAACTATATTAAAGTCAATAAAATAATGGCCTTTATGATGCCTTCCCTGATGATGGTTATGAACCTGACCACCATCTCCATATTATGGTTCGGTGGAATAAGGATTGACAATGGGGATATGGACCTGGGATCACTCCTTGCATTCATTCAATACGCAATGCAAATAATGTTTTCCATGCTTATGCTCTCAATGATGTTCATAATGGTTCCCCGCGCTCAGGCTGCCGCTATAAGGATTAATGAAGTCCTTGATACAGTTCCGGAAATCGAGGATCCAAAGCAGGTAAAGACAGCAGGTAAAGAAAAAGGTTATGTTGAATTCAGGAATGTTTCCTTCAGTTACCATGGTGCAGAAGAGCCTGCTTTGCAGAATATCTCTTTCAGCGCAAAACCCGGAGAAGTTACCGCGATTATCGGTGGAACAGGTTCAGGCAAATCAACGCTTATAAACCTCATTCCCCGCTTTTATGATGTAGACAGCGGAAGTGTTCTTGTTGACAATATGGATGTACGGGAAATGTCTCAGGAAGCACTTCGTGCAAAGATCGGTTTTATACCTCAGAAAGCAGTCCTGTTTTCAGGTACTGTAACCGAAAATATCAAATATGGTAATGACAATGCTACCAATGAAGAGGTAAAACACGCCGCCGAAATTGCTCAAGCTTTGGAGTTTATTTCCGGAATGAAGGAAGGGTTTGATACTGTAATAGCCCAGGGCGGTACAAATGTATCCGGAGGACAGAAGCAGCGGCTTTCCATCGCCCGGGCGCTTATAAGAAGACCGGAGATATATATTTTCGACGACAGCTTTTCAGCACTGGATTTTAAAACAGATGCCATGCTTCGTGCAGCACTTAAAAATGAAATTGCTGATGCTACAGTGCTGATTGTCGCTCAAAGGGTTGGAACAGTTATGGATGCAGACCGTATTATTGTTTTGGATGAAGGACGTATAGCGGGCATCGGTACCCATAGAGAGCTTTTAAATACCTGCGAGGTGTACCGTGAAATTGTATCCTCACAGTTGTCAGAGGAGGAATTAGCATGAGTGGAGTAGGTACAGAAAAAAGAACTGTTCAAAGGCCGAGAGGAGGTGCACACGGAGGAGGTCCTGGAGGTGCTCTTGGAATGCCCGTTGAGAAAGCTAAGAATTTCAAGGGAACACTCAAGAGATTGCTTGGTTACCTGAAACCTCATAAAGTAAACCTCATTGCTGTACTTATATTTGCAATTATTGGAATGGGTTTCACAGTTATATCACCCAAAATTACCGGTAAGGCTATGAACAAGCTGACAGATGGCATTTCTGCAAGGATGGTCTTAAAGGAGATTTCCGGCCAACAGAAGAAATTTCAGGAGCAGATAAAGCTGCAAATGCAAAAAGGTACTCAGTCACAACAGAATGCTAGCCAGCTGGACCCTGAAGCGTTGAAGGCTATTCAGGAAATGATGCAGCTGCCTTTACTGGATACAATCGAAGATCCCGAACAAAAGGCCGAAATATGCAAGAAACTGATGTCTTTAAGCAAAAAGCTGCCAAATGCCACTCAGGCTTCAGAAGGCCAGCAGAAAATGAACTATTCGGAAGAACAGATAGACAGAGTAATAAAAGCAATAGAAGAAACTGACGGCAAAGTGGATTATACGTATATCGGAAGAATACTTCTGATATTATTGGGTTTCTACTTATTGAGTTCAGCTTTCACTTTTATCATGCAGTATGTTATGTCTGGCGTCGCTCAAAAAACAGTATATAATATGCGTAAGGACGTAGACAACAAACTACCCAGATTGCCACTCAAGTATTTTGACTCAAAGACCCATGGAGAAATTTTAAGCCGCGTGACCAATGATATAGATACTATATCTCAGACGCTGCAGCAAAGTTTGACCCAGTTGATTACTTCCATTGTACAGATTCTTGGCTACATCATAATGATGCTGACCATAAGTCCGGTGCTGACACTAATAGTGCTTGCTACACTGCCGCTTTACATTTTCTCAACAGCTTTTGTTGCAAAAAAATCACAGAAATACTTCGCAGCACAGCAAAAAGAACTCGGACAGCTCAGCAGCCATGTTGAAGAAATGTATACCGGACACAAAATAGTAAAAGCCTTTGGTCATGAAAAAGATTCTATTGAAAAATTCAGCGGAATAAATGACAAACTGTATGAATCTGGCTGGAAAGCACAGTTCGTATCAGGTATAATGTTTCCTCTGATGAATTTTGTAAGCAATTTGGGGTATGTACTGATTTGTATTGTGGGCGGACTGTGGATGACCAAAAACAGACTTAATCTGGGAGACATCACAGCATTCATCCAATACTCAAGATCATTTACCATGCCTATAGTGCAGACTGCAAACATCGCAAATATCATTCAATCTACAATTGCATGTGCTGAAAGGGTTTTTGAAATACTTGACGAGCAGGAGGAAATCCCTGACAGTCCGGATGCCAAAGTAATAAAGCTGCCAAAGGGCGAGGTTGAGTTTAAAAATGTTAAATTCAGCTATAAGGAAACAGAGCCCCTTATAGAAAGCATGAACCTTGATGTAAAACAAGGCCATACCATTGCTATTGTAGGTCCTACTGGTGCGGGTAAAACTACTCTTGTAAATCTGTTGATGCGTTTTTACGAAATCAATGAGGGAAAAATTACAATTGACGGTATAGATATAAGAGATATCAAGCGAGGCGCTTTAAGGAGTATGTTCGGTATGGTGCTTCAGGATACATGGCTTTTTAACGGAACGATAAAAGATAATATTGCATATGGCCGTGAAGGTGCAACTATGGATGAAATTGTAAGGGCTGCCAAAGCAGCTCATGCAGACCACTTTATCAGAACACTGCCTGACGGTTACAATACAATATTAAATGAGGAAGCCACCAATATATCTCAAGGGCAAAAGCAGCTACTTACTATAGCACGTGCAATACTGGCTGACCCTGCTATCCTTATTCTTGATGAGGCTACCAGCAGCGTTGACACAAGGACGGAAGTTTTGATACAGAAAGCTATGGCAAACCTTATGAAGGACAGAACTAGCTTTGTAATTGCACACAGATTATCCACGATACGGGATGCTGAGATGATACTTGTTATGAATCATGGAAGTATTATAGAAATGGGTAATCACAAAGAGCTGCTGTCAAAGGGCGGTTTCTATGCGGATCTCTACAACAGCCAGTTTACAGGTGCCAATCTCGAAAATGAAGCTGTATAAATAATACAAATCTGAAGCAAAAACTCTATCTTAACGCGTTGTACCAGATAAATTCTGTTATTGAACTGGGTAATACAAGGGTTAAGTTAGCAGTTTTTGCTTTTTTTCTTCCGATATCAGGCCATCAGGGTTTAGCAGTAGCACATATCTCCTAATGCTCCTGTATAGATTTTGATTAGCAGATTTTCTTGACCTAAACCCCAGCTATACTATAATAATGTATACAAACATTAATTTAAAAAGGAATTTCACATGAACACACTGAGCTATGTATCTTCATTCATTATCGGAGCAGGCATACTTCAAGGAGTATTTCTTGCAGTCATATTATTAAGTATTGGAAAGGGAAACAAAAGAGCCAACCGCATCCTTGCTTTTCTTCTGCTGACATTTTCCATCAACATCACCCACTCCGTATTGTTTGCAGATTTGATTTACAAACAGAATAACCCGCTTATGAAAATAAATGAGCCTTTTCAACTGCTGCTGGGACCGCTTACCTTCTTTTACATAAGAGAGCTGACTAGCCCTTTAAACCGTTTTAAAAAAGCAGATATTTTTCACATTTTACCCTTTGGACTTTACAGCCTTATGATTTTATTTTCACCCAAAATTGAGGCATGGCACTCATTTTTGAAGCAATATTCGAGCACAGCCACAGTTTTCATATGGAGTATCATACTAACCCATATAGTATCCTATACAATAGCAGCAGTACACTGCTCCGAATTGCACCGGAAACGGATAAAGGAATGCTATTCCGATATTGACAGGATTAACTTGAACTGGTTGAAATACATGCTTTGTATTCTACTTGCAGTCTATTTAATATATTTTGTACTGCTTGTCTGGCTGATTCACGGAAGCAATCCATTCCCCCACTTTCAAAAGGTTATTTGCATTATCCTGTCTATATCTGTATTTGGCTTTGGTTACCGCGGTCTTACGCAGCCTGAAATTTTCAACAACAATTTGCCGGACAATGAGATAAGCCTGGAAAAAATGCAACTAGAAAGCATATGTACAGATGAAAACCCAAGTCCAAAATATGAGCATTCCGGTCTTGATGCTATGGAAGCAGATGAAATTTCGAAGAAGCTGTCAGCTTTTATGGATGAAGAAAAGCCTTATTTAAATCCTGAACTGACGCTGCCTGATCTCGCCTCAATGCTGGAAATACCACGGAACCGCCTCTCACAGGTATTGAACGAAAAATTGGGCATGAACTTTTATGATTTCATTAACGGGTATCGCATAAAAAGGGTTCAGGAGCTGATGGCTGATCCCTCTTATCAATATATGAAAATACTTGCCGTTGCATTTGATGCAGGTTTCAGCTCTAAAGCAACTTTTAATAATTTCTTTAAGAAGTATACCGGCGTTACCCCTTCAGAGTACAGAAGACAACTGGAAACTAAATAGGACGGGTCCTAACCTACCCGGATATTACAAATTCATACGTCTATTCCTATCCGCTAAGACGACTAAATCCTCCTTACAGCTTACAATTACAACATAAAACACTTTTAAGGAGGATTTATCCATGCAGCAAAACAAAATAGAAAAACCCTTTATTAAATTAACTGAAGTGGTTAAAGAATTTAGTAATGAAAGAGGAAAGTTTACAGCTCTCGATCGAATTAATCTCTCTATTTCCAAAGGGGAGTATGTCGGTATCGTAGGAAAATCCGGCAGCGGAAAAACTACCCTGCTTAATATGCTTACAGGAATTGACCGTCCCACATCAGGGGATATTGTTATAGACAACCGGGTTATCACTTCCCTGTCTGAAAGCCGAATGGCTGTATGGCGCGGTAGAAACATAGGGGTGGTTTTTCAGTTCTTTCAGCTCCTTCCTACACTGACTGTTCTGGAAAATGTAATGCTTCCAATGGATTTCTGCAATTCATACCCCTATACTGCCAGAAAGACCAGAGCTTTATCCCTTCTTGATAAGGTGGGTATGAAAAGCCATGCTGATAAAATACCTTCCAGTCTTTCAGGCGGCGAGCAGCAGCGGGTGGCAATAGCACGCGCGCTGGCAAATGATCCGCAGATTATTGCAGCTGATGAGCCCACCGGAAACCTTGACAGCCGGACAGCAGGAATGATATTCGGAATTTTTGATAAACTGGTGGAAGAAGGTAAAACAGTAATAATTATTACCCATGATAAGGAAGTCGGCATGCGTGTAAACCGATGC is a window from the Clostridia bacterium genome containing:
- a CDS encoding chemotaxis response regulator protein-glutamate methylesterase, which translates into the protein MNRIKVLVVDDSAMVRKMLTSELSRDKEIEVIAAVPDPYFARDKIVELKPDVILLDIEMPRMDGLTFLKKLMHHYPCRVIVVSSLAEDGGEVALKAIEYGALDVMAKPAAAYSVGDMTEQLIERIKAVAKVPQWKLSKTGDRLLEKADSKNRKASLIRTTNKIIAIGASTGGTEALRTVLEQMPANTPPVVIVQHMPPFFTKSFAKRLDEVCTIHVKEAEDKEVLSPGKVLIAPGNLHMELRRNGAIYYVHISDGPMVHHQRPSVEILFRSVARYAGRNAVGVIMTGMGRDGALGLLEMKNEGAYTIAQDEKSCVVFGMPKEAIDAGAVCKTVALERIVDEILKNV
- a CDS encoding chemotaxis protein CheA, translating into MKEMLSGYMEDMKDSLLILNDALIKIQNSGADASVINSIFRVAHTMKGNSAAMNFMKIEKVMHTMEDILQEVRNGDRELTEDIIRILFACHDFLEDCIEIISNAESDVRLNTDILQNKLEQLKGGKEGDVGKEAIETETYDALSREYSELLQIIEENCRRGFTVCKITVTIDPDCMMKTVRAWLVFEELDGYGSIVFSKPERPSEEEFRNDTCNFEWNKIELLLLTEKEADSIASGIRNIAEVIDVSLQQISPYEVRSELERKEKEEEILKILSDIGVHILDCGSRETHRRIIGSIIGHFERIAASDLPEECSFVKKAASELVKALNAALEDNQQLTEEDMEMLAYVCKGLEISFKTSGMLEDSDYQAKLDEHLLMLKSRCEAPNRRIGDILLRKGLVSDKDIEDILNKQRESQQELRFGQVAVKENKVNAYDMLQALKEQGQVTEKKENTAIKAESGFIRIPVGKVDNLMDMLGELLILNSQLEQRTSETGSYDLGSQTILSRTAKIIKGIQALSMSLRMVEVKSTLHRLTRIARDTAAELQKGVVVSIEGEDTEIDRSAAEKIFDPLMHLVRNAVSHGIEEEQERLEKGKKPEGQITIRAYSKRGNVYVEVSDDGRGLDTSKILKKAQALGMTKTHEEYSEEEIIRFIFLPGFSTQEKINSISGRGVGMNVVEEEIKKVGGRVEIQNCPGNGCTFTIRIPMNLAVVNGTIVEVCGGRYIVPTLFIKEFFIVDEKQWVIMQGKAKAVRLREHVIPVLQPEVFFGEEISKAGKERCELVIVELEQKLLAFPVDRIIVRQEIVSKPLGTEFNSIDYASGASILGDGVVSLILDVEDMFKKAGL
- a CDS encoding methyltransferase: MHKLSDDICREYIDILREKTGISLDNHKEHLIQTKIFKLLRKRQVENPEKHLDLLIEQRDANEIQEFINIMTTNTTEFFRENDHFEYLKNNFSYILQKNPRINRKNELRIWSAGCSTGQEPVTIAMVLKELLEEGMDIKILATDISTKVLTKAASGVYSQTECEGIPQVYLNKYFIKDGENFRVKDVILNTIKYRIFNLMGEHGFRHGFDIVFCRNVMIYFDQNMQQKLIDIFHKVLVPGGLLLLGHSESLINKKHDFLSYKPSIYMKKPI
- a CDS encoding MarR family transcriptional regulator; translation: MESLNRSIEVGRLFREVISLMHQKMDRVFESMGITAPQGMILSILIKKGKMKISELSEQIFLSNSTVSGIIDRLENQGIVERERSMDDKRVVYVKLSPKADEMHKDFHQIVEAKWEKLIKKGTQEDLEKILEGLNTLKRLLSEPKK
- a CDS encoding ABC transporter ATP-binding protein/permease; amino-acid sequence: MLRLYKFLKPYSALIAGVLILIFLQTLADLYLPTLMSDIVNKGIMIGDTGYIYKVGGLMLLIAAGGTICAIIASFLSSKASMGLGKILRNKVFNRVESYSLHEFDKLGTSTLITRTTNDITQIQMVTIMIMRMMISAPMMAIGGIILALSKDRTLTWVLAVAIPVLGGTIALIASKGIPLFKQMQVKLDKINLVLRENLTGIRVIRAFNRDEHEKARFEAANADLTDNYIKVNKIMAFMMPSLMMVMNLTTISILWFGGIRIDNGDMDLGSLLAFIQYAMQIMFSMLMLSMMFIMVPRAQAAAIRINEVLDTVPEIEDPKQVKTAGKEKGYVEFRNVSFSYHGAEEPALQNISFSAKPGEVTAIIGGTGSGKSTLINLIPRFYDVDSGSVLVDNMDVREMSQEALRAKIGFIPQKAVLFSGTVTENIKYGNDNATNEEVKHAAEIAQALEFISGMKEGFDTVIAQGGTNVSGGQKQRLSIARALIRRPEIYIFDDSFSALDFKTDAMLRAALKNEIADATVLIVAQRVGTVMDADRIIVLDEGRIAGIGTHRELLNTCEVYREIVSSQLSEEELA
- a CDS encoding ABC transporter ATP-binding protein/permease, with the translated sequence MSGVGTEKRTVQRPRGGAHGGGPGGALGMPVEKAKNFKGTLKRLLGYLKPHKVNLIAVLIFAIIGMGFTVISPKITGKAMNKLTDGISARMVLKEISGQQKKFQEQIKLQMQKGTQSQQNASQLDPEALKAIQEMMQLPLLDTIEDPEQKAEICKKLMSLSKKLPNATQASEGQQKMNYSEEQIDRVIKAIEETDGKVDYTYIGRILLILLGFYLLSSAFTFIMQYVMSGVAQKTVYNMRKDVDNKLPRLPLKYFDSKTHGEILSRVTNDIDTISQTLQQSLTQLITSIVQILGYIIMMLTISPVLTLIVLATLPLYIFSTAFVAKKSQKYFAAQQKELGQLSSHVEEMYTGHKIVKAFGHEKDSIEKFSGINDKLYESGWKAQFVSGIMFPLMNFVSNLGYVLICIVGGLWMTKNRLNLGDITAFIQYSRSFTMPIVQTANIANIIQSTIACAERVFEILDEQEEIPDSPDAKVIKLPKGEVEFKNVKFSYKETEPLIESMNLDVKQGHTIAIVGPTGAGKTTLVNLLMRFYEINEGKITIDGIDIRDIKRGALRSMFGMVLQDTWLFNGTIKDNIAYGREGATMDEIVRAAKAAHADHFIRTLPDGYNTILNEEATNISQGQKQLLTIARAILADPAILILDEATSSVDTRTEVLIQKAMANLMKDRTSFVIAHRLSTIRDAEMILVMNHGSIIEMGNHKELLSKGGFYADLYNSQFTGANLENEAV
- a CDS encoding helix-turn-helix domain-containing protein, which gives rise to MNTLSYVSSFIIGAGILQGVFLAVILLSIGKGNKRANRILAFLLLTFSINITHSVLFADLIYKQNNPLMKINEPFQLLLGPLTFFYIRELTSPLNRFKKADIFHILPFGLYSLMILFSPKIEAWHSFLKQYSSTATVFIWSIILTHIVSYTIAAVHCSELHRKRIKECYSDIDRINLNWLKYMLCILLAVYLIYFVLLVWLIHGSNPFPHFQKVICIILSISVFGFGYRGLTQPEIFNNNLPDNEISLEKMQLESICTDENPSPKYEHSGLDAMEADEISKKLSAFMDEEKPYLNPELTLPDLASMLEIPRNRLSQVLNEKLGMNFYDFINGYRIKRVQELMADPSYQYMKILAVAFDAGFSSKATFNNFFKKYTGVTPSEYRRQLETK
- a CDS encoding ABC transporter ATP-binding protein, whose protein sequence is MQQNKIEKPFIKLTEVVKEFSNERGKFTALDRINLSISKGEYVGIVGKSGSGKTTLLNMLTGIDRPTSGDIVIDNRVITSLSESRMAVWRGRNIGVVFQFFQLLPTLTVLENVMLPMDFCNSYPYTARKTRALSLLDKVGMKSHADKIPSSLSGGEQQRVAIARALANDPQIIAADEPTGNLDSRTAGMIFGIFDKLVEEGKTVIIITHDKEVGMRVNRCVTVADGKITEDIPTERDSSKYFRGVN